A region from the Ictalurus punctatus breed USDA103 chromosome 25, Coco_2.0, whole genome shotgun sequence genome encodes:
- the LOC108257617 gene encoding ankyrin repeat and SOCS box protein 2 isoform X1: protein MCTNSIRNQECVTWRTLNGLRLVALTPAEDEDQLLSAVWSGDVRKVRNILMREKTPRDLLTADAEGWTAIHEAGYYGQAECLKLLLTAVPEMINTRTQKHQTPLILAVSREHFLCVQYLLEKGANPGIPTITNETPLYEACATRNARMVRLLVRNGADVNQKCLDGWTALHEAVSQNHVEICEVLVEHGAEISSRNIYGVTPLFLAAQCGCLEPLRFLIRNGADVNSEAKDGATPLYEACRNDHSDVVGFLLSHSVDANRPGKDGLLPLHIAAKHGNDGIVSKLIPITSMTEIQRSGVSPVHLSAESDEDQALEILIHAGFDVNFLLAPERSCMYEDRRVSPLYFAVNNRNLEAASMLLDAGADPNLDPFNVLLLAVRHGHVRMATLLLEHGANVNASLPTQPSTFPACVMLSVRNIAMVKCLMDHGCDAVACFQCEYGAEDHPTHTGSELETRPCLQFCEMISARSVCHCTGPVVNLLLDYVVHVKLCSRLKKLLESDDSWMHVKDKTMLPQSLLQLCRVRIRQFVGIKRLKCIRNLPGRLIRFLNHDVQCEDIL, encoded by the exons ATGTGCACTAACAGCATCAGGAACCAGGAGTGTGTGACATGGCGAACTCTTAACGGCCTCCGTCTCGTTGCCCTCACGCCTGCTGA GGATGAGGATCAGCTGCTGTCGGCCGTGTGGAGCGGAGACGTGAGGAAAGTGAGGAATATTCTGATGCGTGAGAAAACTCCGAGGGATCTCCTGACGGCAGATGCAGAAGGCTGGACTGCGATACACGAGGCGGGTTATTACGGCCAAGCGGAGTGCCTGAAGCTGCTGCTTACAG CTGTCCCTGAGATGATTAACACTCGAACCCAGAAACACCAGACTCCTCTCATTCTGGCTGTGTCCCGGGAGcacttcctgtgtgtgcagTATCTTCTGGAGAAAGGGGCGAACCCCGGAATTCCCACCATAACCAACGAGACGCCTCTCTATGAAG CGTGTGCCACGCGTAACGCTCGGATGGTGCGTCTCCTGGTGAGAAACGGAGCAGATGTCAATCAGAAATGTTTGGACGGATGGACGGCCCTGCACGAGGCAGTGTCGCAGAACCACGTGGAGATCTGTGAGGTTTTAGTGGAGCACGGAGCTGAGATCAGCTCTCGCAACATCTACGGAGTCACGCCGCTGTTCCTCGCTGCGCAGTGCGGATGCCTGGAGCCGCTCAGGTTTCTCATCCGAAACG GTGCTGATGTCAACAGCGAGGCGAAAGACGGAGCCACGCCGTTGTACGAGGCCTGCAGGAACGATCACTCAGACGTCGTCGGGTTTCTCCTGTCTCACAGCGTCGATGCTAACAGACCCGGAAAGGACGGACTTCTACCTCTTCACATTGCAGCGAAACACGGGAACGACGG GATCGTCTCCAAACTGATCCCGATCACGAGCATGACCGAAATCCAGCGCAGCGGCGTCAGTCCTGTGCATCTCTCGGCCGAGAGCGATGAAGACCAAGCCCTGGAGATCCTGATCCACGCTGGCTTTGATGTCAACTTCCTGCTGGCTCCAGAACGTTCCTGTATGTATGAAGACCGTCGCGTGTCACCGCTGTACTTTGCTGTAAATAACAGGAACCTGGAGGCTGCCAGCATGCTTCTCGACGCCGGCGCTGATCCAAACCTGGACCCGTTCAACGTCCTGCTGCTGGCCGTGAGGCACGGTCACGTACGCATGGCCACCTTACTCCTGGAGCATGGAGCTAACGTTAACGCTTCCCTTCCTACACAGCCCAGCACGTTCCCTGCCTGCGTCATGCTCAGCGTGAGGAACATCGCCATGGTGAAATGCCTGATGGACCACGGCTGCGATGCCGTAGCGTGTTTTCAGTGCGAATATGGAGCCGAGGATCATCCGACGCACACCGGGAGCGAGCTGGAGACACGTCCGTGTTTGCAG TTCTGTGAGATGATCTCAGCTCGGTCGGTGTGTCACTGCACAGGACCAGTCGTTAACCTGCTCCTGGATTACGTCGTTCATGTAAAACTCTGTTCCAGACTCAAGAAACTGCTGGAAAGTGATGATTCCTGGATGCATGTCAAAGACAAAACAA TGCTTCCTCAGAGTCTACTGCAGCTGTGCAGAGTGAGAATCCGACAGTTCGTGGGAATAAAAAGACTGAAGTGTATCAGGAACCTTCCAGGAAGATTGATCAGGTTCCTCAACCACGATGTGCAATGTGAAGATATACTCTAA
- the LOC108257617 gene encoding ankyrin repeat and SOCS box protein 2 isoform X2 has translation MCTNSIRNQECVTWRTLNGLRLVALTPAEDEDQLLSAVWSGDVRKVRNILMREKTPRDLLTADAEGWTAIHEAGYYGQAECLKLLLTAVPEMINTRTQKHQTPLILAVSREHFLCVQYLLEKGANPGIPTITNETPLYEGADVNSEAKDGATPLYEACRNDHSDVVGFLLSHSVDANRPGKDGLLPLHIAAKHGNDGIVSKLIPITSMTEIQRSGVSPVHLSAESDEDQALEILIHAGFDVNFLLAPERSCMYEDRRVSPLYFAVNNRNLEAASMLLDAGADPNLDPFNVLLLAVRHGHVRMATLLLEHGANVNASLPTQPSTFPACVMLSVRNIAMVKCLMDHGCDAVACFQCEYGAEDHPTHTGSELETRPCLQFCEMISARSVCHCTGPVVNLLLDYVVHVKLCSRLKKLLESDDSWMHVKDKTMLPQSLLQLCRVRIRQFVGIKRLKCIRNLPGRLIRFLNHDVQCEDIL, from the exons ATGTGCACTAACAGCATCAGGAACCAGGAGTGTGTGACATGGCGAACTCTTAACGGCCTCCGTCTCGTTGCCCTCACGCCTGCTGA GGATGAGGATCAGCTGCTGTCGGCCGTGTGGAGCGGAGACGTGAGGAAAGTGAGGAATATTCTGATGCGTGAGAAAACTCCGAGGGATCTCCTGACGGCAGATGCAGAAGGCTGGACTGCGATACACGAGGCGGGTTATTACGGCCAAGCGGAGTGCCTGAAGCTGCTGCTTACAG CTGTCCCTGAGATGATTAACACTCGAACCCAGAAACACCAGACTCCTCTCATTCTGGCTGTGTCCCGGGAGcacttcctgtgtgtgcagTATCTTCTGGAGAAAGGGGCGAACCCCGGAATTCCCACCATAACCAACGAGACGCCTCTCTATGAAG GTGCTGATGTCAACAGCGAGGCGAAAGACGGAGCCACGCCGTTGTACGAGGCCTGCAGGAACGATCACTCAGACGTCGTCGGGTTTCTCCTGTCTCACAGCGTCGATGCTAACAGACCCGGAAAGGACGGACTTCTACCTCTTCACATTGCAGCGAAACACGGGAACGACGG GATCGTCTCCAAACTGATCCCGATCACGAGCATGACCGAAATCCAGCGCAGCGGCGTCAGTCCTGTGCATCTCTCGGCCGAGAGCGATGAAGACCAAGCCCTGGAGATCCTGATCCACGCTGGCTTTGATGTCAACTTCCTGCTGGCTCCAGAACGTTCCTGTATGTATGAAGACCGTCGCGTGTCACCGCTGTACTTTGCTGTAAATAACAGGAACCTGGAGGCTGCCAGCATGCTTCTCGACGCCGGCGCTGATCCAAACCTGGACCCGTTCAACGTCCTGCTGCTGGCCGTGAGGCACGGTCACGTACGCATGGCCACCTTACTCCTGGAGCATGGAGCTAACGTTAACGCTTCCCTTCCTACACAGCCCAGCACGTTCCCTGCCTGCGTCATGCTCAGCGTGAGGAACATCGCCATGGTGAAATGCCTGATGGACCACGGCTGCGATGCCGTAGCGTGTTTTCAGTGCGAATATGGAGCCGAGGATCATCCGACGCACACCGGGAGCGAGCTGGAGACACGTCCGTGTTTGCAG TTCTGTGAGATGATCTCAGCTCGGTCGGTGTGTCACTGCACAGGACCAGTCGTTAACCTGCTCCTGGATTACGTCGTTCATGTAAAACTCTGTTCCAGACTCAAGAAACTGCTGGAAAGTGATGATTCCTGGATGCATGTCAAAGACAAAACAA TGCTTCCTCAGAGTCTACTGCAGCTGTGCAGAGTGAGAATCCGACAGTTCGTGGGAATAAAAAGACTGAAGTGTATCAGGAACCTTCCAGGAAGATTGATCAGGTTCCTCAACCACGATGTGCAATGTGAAGATATACTCTAA